The stretch of DNA CTACCGCCGGCTCGGCTCACCGGTAAGACAGTCGCCGTCGTCGGTTCAGGTCCTGCAGGGCTAGCAGCCGCCCAGCAGCTCACCCGAACGGGACACACCGTTGCCGTTTATGAGCGCGATGATCGGATCGGCGGGCTGCTGCGCTATGGCATCCCGGACTTTAAGTTGGAGAAGGAAAGCGTGGACCGCCGGGTGGCACAGATGGTGGCCGAGGGAACTCGTTTTCGCACCGGAGTTGAGGTGGGCAAGGATCTTGGGTGGGATGAGCTGCGCAGGCGCTATGACGCCGTCGTGGTGTGTATTGGAGCTACTGTGCCCCGGGATCTGCCCATCCCCGGGCGTGCGCACAACGGGGTACATTTCGCCATGGACTACCTAGTGCAGGCAAACAAAGTGGTGGCCGGGGACGCGCCGATGTCAGCAGCAGAAGGAAAGATCGATGCTCGCGGTAAGCACGTGGTCATCCTCGGTGGCGGTGACACAGGNGCGGACTGCCTCGGCACAGCGCACCGCCAACAGGCAGCGTCGGTGACAACGCTGGCCATCGGAGGGCAACCATCCACGGAGCGCACCGACGCTCAGCCGTGGCCCACCTTTCCTAACCTCTTTGAAGTGGCCAGTGCCCATGAAGAGGGAGGCGAGCGAACCTATCTGGCCTCCACCGTTGAATTTCTGGGCCGCAACGGCGTCCTGACGGGGCTNAAAATCGCCGAAACCGAGTATGTTCATGGCCGCAGGGTACCGAAGGAAGGGACCGAACGGGTCATTGCCGCAGACCTGGTCTTNTTGGCACTGGGATTCACGGGAGCCGAATCGGCCGGATTGGTGCATCAACTTCCTGTGGCACTAGATGCACGCAACAATGTTCAACGTGACGGCTATTACATGACGGGCCGTGAGGGAGTGTTCGCCGCTGGGGATGCCGGGCGCGGACAGTCGCTGATTGTGTGGGCGATAGCTGAAGGCCGGGCATGTGCTGCTGCGGTGGATAAGTATCTGATGGGGAGNACGTTCCTGCCTGCTCCTGTCTCACCCAGTGATTCAGCTATCAGTGTTTAGCGCCAAAGCGATAGGCTGTCTGTAGGTCACTAAAGATTTCTGCTGAAAAACACACACAAGGTAGGTACATTGAGACGCGCNAAAATTGTTGCGACTTTCGGGCCGGCAATCGCCAGCTATGAAAACACGCTTGCGGTACTGGAGGCGGGCGTCAACGTAGCCCGCATGAACATGAGCCACGGTGACTACACCGTGCACCAGAGCACGTACAACAACGTGCGCAAGGCAGCCGATGCCCTCGGCAAGCCGGTTGCCATCATGGCTGACCTGCAGGGCCCCAAGATCCGCTTGGGCCGTTTTGCTAATGGTGAGGGCTACGACCTCGCTGTAGGCGATGTTTTCACCATCACCACCGAAGACGTTCCGGGCACCAAAGATATCTGCTCCACCACGTTGAAGTCCCTCACAGAAGACGTCAAGGTTGGCGACATCATGCTGATCGACGACGGCAAGGTCTCCGTGCGAGCAACTGCTGTTGACGCCATCAAGGTTGTCACCGAAGTCACCGTTCCGGGCAAGGTTTCCAACAACAAGGGCATCAACTTACCCGGTGTTGCTGTCAATGTCCCCGCCTTGAGCGANAAAGATGAAGATGACCTGCGTTGGGCACTGGAGTGCGGCGTGGATCTGGTCGCTTTGTCCTTCGTGCGTGACGCAGCTGATATCCAACGCGTTCACGAGATCATGGATGAAGAAGGCCGCCGTGTTCCGGTGATTGCCAAGATTGAAAAGCCGCAGGCAGTGGCGAANCTTGAAGCCATTGTTGACGCGTTCGACGCGATCATGGTGGCCCGTGGCGACCTTGGCGTGGAGCTTCCNCTAGAAGATGTNCCCCTGGTGCAGAAGAAGTGTGTTGAAATGGCACGCCGCTGGGCCAAACCCGTCATCGTGGCCACGCAGGTGCTCGAGTCCATGATCGAAAGCCCGCGCCCCACCCGTGCAGAAGCTTCTGACTGTGCAAACGCTGTGCTCGACGGCGCGGATGCAGTCATGCTCTCCGGCGAGACCAGTGTTGGTAAGTTCCCGATCGAGACCGTCAAGGTCATGGCCAGGATCATCGAGGCAGCTGAAGAAGAAGCCGGTATGAAGCTGATCCCGAGGCTCGGCTCTGAGCCGAAGACGCGCGGTGGTGTCATCACCGCAGCGGCAGTGCAGATCGCCAACCAGCTTGATGCCAAGTCCATTGCGACCTTCACTCAGTCCGGTGACTCGGCGTACCGCCTTTCACGCCTGCGCCCGGCCAAGCAGGTCTTCGCCTTCACNCCTGATGAGCGCGTGCGCAACCAGCTGGCCCTGGCTTGGGGCATTGAGCCTGTGCTGGTTCCCATGGTGGCCCACACCGATGCAATGACCGAGCAGGTTGATGCAACCTTGTTGGAAAAGGGCGTTGTGGCAGAAGGTGACCTGGTTGTCATCTCTGCCGGTTCCCCTCCCGGACAGGCCGGCTCCACCAACTTGGTCAAGGTCCACAAGGTAGGCGACCTCGCCGACCTGGGCAAGTCCGATGGCGTTCGCACCAACCGCGAAAAGATCGGCCCCTGGCCTACCGACTAACATCGGTTGGTTAATGCACGGAGGCGGCACCCACCAATAGGTGGGTGCCGCCTCCGTTTTGGTTTCTTATATAGGGCGCCGCGTCAGGCTAAACCCTTGTCTGGGACTAGTTAACCTGGTTGATGATGGTCTCGGCTACTTCGCGCATGCTTAACCGGCGGTCCATGGAGGTCTTCTGGATCCAGCGGAAGGCTTCGGGCTCGGTGAGGCCCATCTTGGTGGTCAGCAGGCTCTTAGCGCGCTCTACAAGCTTGCGGGTGGCGAACTGTTCTTGCAGATCGGAGACTTCTTCTTCAAGGGCTTTGATTTCCTCGTGGCGGGAGAGTGCGATCTCAAGGGCCGGGAGGAGGTCCGCGGNGGTGAAGGGCTTAACAACGTAAGCCATGGCGCCGGCATCGCGGGCACGCTCCACCAGTTCCTTCTGACTGAAGGCGGTCAAGAGAACCACGGGAGCGATCCTGGCTTTGACAATGATCTCAGCGGCTGTGATGCCATCCATGACGGGCATCTTGACGTCCATGAGGATGAGATCGGGTTTGAGCTCTTTGGCGAGCTCAACTGCTTTCTCACCGTTGTCTGCTTCGCCGACGACGTCGTAGCCTTCTCCGCGGAGGATTTCCATGATGTCCAAACGGATTAACGTTTCATCCTCGGCAACAATGACGCGCCGTGCNNGCGGATTTGGGGTTGAATCCGTTTGTTCAGACATAAAACTCCTTAGTAGAGGTGAGTTACACCACATTTTGCAAATATTTAGCCCCAAGGGGCCTCGGTTCCACAAAACAGCCTATCTCCATGTAGAGTAGTTCCGCGCACTGGTTCGGAAGTGATTGAAGAGCCGGGACGTGATCTTTGTAACGGTGTTTGTTTGAACACTTTTACTCAGGCCCGAGTGGCGGAATGGCAGACGCGCTGCACTCAAAATGCAGTATCGAAAGATGTGTGGGTTCAAGTCCCACCTCGGGCACGGTATCACAGCAGGTCAGAGGCATACTTGTCTCTGACCTGTTGACAAACTTCAGAATGTGTTGACAGCCACGTAGAATTATCTACGTGGCTAGTATTCGTACACGCAANAAACAGGACGGATCACAGACCTA from Arthrobacter polaris encodes:
- a CDS encoding glutamate synthase subunit beta, encoding MADPHGFLNNRERITQTRRPVPVRIMDWKEVYEAQDKAVLKSQAGRCMDCGVPFCHQGXPLGNLIPEWNDLTWRDKGQEAIERLHSTNNFPEFTGRLCPAPCETACVLGINQPAVTIKQVEVSIIDEAFNQDWVHPLPPARLTGKTVAVVGSGPAGLAAAQQLTRTGHTVAVYERDDRIGGLLRYGIPDFKLEKESVDRRVAQMVAEGTRFRTGVEVGKDLGWDELRRRYDAVVVCIGATVPRDLPIPGRAHNGVHFAMDYLVQANKVVAGDAPMSAAEGKIDARGKHVVILGGGDTGADCLGTAHRQQAASVTTLAIGGQPSTERTDAQPWPTFPNLFEVASAHEEGGERTYLASTVEFLGRNGVLTGLKIAETEYVHGRRVPKEGTERVIAADLVXLALGFTGAESAGLVHQLPVALDARNNVQRDGYYMTGREGVFAAGDAGRGQSLIVWAIAEGRACAAAVDKYLMGXTFLPAPVSPSDSAISV
- the pyk gene encoding pyruvate kinase; this translates as MRRAKIVATFGPAIASYENTLAVLEAGVNVARMNMSHGDYTVHQSTYNNVRKAADALGKPVAIMADLQGPKIRLGRFANGEGYDLAVGDVFTITTEDVPGTKDICSTTLKSLTEDVKVGDIMLIDDGKVSVRATAVDAIKVVTEVTVPGKVSNNKGINLPGVAVNVPALSXKDEDDLRWALECGVDLVALSFVRDAADIQRVHEIMDEEGRRVPVIAKIEKPQAVAXLEAIVDAFDAIMVARGDLGVELPLEDVPLVQKKCVEMARRWAKPVIVATQVLESMIESPRPTRAEASDCANAVLDGADAVMLSGETSVGKFPIETVKVMARIIEAAEEEAGMKLIPRLGSEPKTRGGVITAAAVQIANQLDAKSIATFTQSGDSAYRLSRLRPAKQVFAFTPDERVRNQLALAWGIEPVLVPMVAHTDAMTEQVDATLLEKGVVAEGDLVVISAGSPPGQAGSTNLVKVHKVGDLADLGKSDGVRTNREKIGPWPTD
- a CDS encoding ANTAR domain-containing response regulator produces the protein MSEQTDSTPNPXARRVIVAEDETLIRLDIMEILRGEGYDVVGEADNGEKAVELAKELKPDLILMDVKMPVMDGITAAEIIVKARIAPVVLLTAFSQKELVERARDAGAMAYVVKPFTXADLLPALEIALSRHEEIKALEEEVSDLQEQFATRKLVERAKSLLTTKMGLTEPEAFRWIQKTSMDRRLSMREVAETIINQVN